The DNA window ACAGACTGGCCGGTTTAGGGCCCGTCGTCAAGAGGGCGGGCCGCCGTGTTGCGCGGAGTCATCGCGAAACCCACCGGACCGCACGCTCTAGTCGCCGAACTCGTGTGCACGGAACTTGTGGGTGCCTTCGAGGTCGTCGAGGATGGCGGCCTGAGCGTCCTTGGGAAGGGTATGCAGGATCTCGCGCACCCGGGCCTGGCGGCGCGCGACCGCCTTGCGCTCCGGCATGCCCGGCGACGCGACGATCTGCGGGGGGACGCCCTCGACTTCCTCGACACCACCGGCATGTTGCCCGGCGTCCAGCGCGGCCTGCTCTTCGGCCATGGTCGCCTCGTCTTTTTCCTCGGACATGCCGATCGGGCCGATACGGCGACCGTTGAGGAACTGCCGCACAACGGGCTCGTCGCTGGTCAGAAGCACCTCGCGCGGGCCGAACATGACCAACTTGCGGCGGAACAGCATGCCCATGTTGTCCGGCACGGTGCGGGCGATGTTGATGTTGTGGGTCACGATCAGCACCGTGGCATCGATCTGGGCGTTGATGTCCAGGATCAGCTGGCTTAGGTAGGCGGTACGCACCGGGTCCAGACCGGAGTCGGGCTCGTCGCACAGGATGATCTGCGGGTCCATCACCAGGGCGCGGGCCAGGCTGGCGCGCTTGCGCATACCACCGGAGATCTCCCCTGGGAACTTCTTCTCGTCGCCGCCGAGACCGACCAGGGTCAGCTTCTCCATGACGATGTCACGGATCTCGCCTTCCTTCTTCTTGGTGTGCTCGCGCAGCGGGAAGGCCGCGTTGTCGAACAGGTTCATCGAACCGAACAGGGCGCCGTCCTGGAACATCACGCCGAAGAGCGTGCGGATCTCGTAGAGCTCCTTGGCCGAACACTGCAGGATGTCGGTGCCGTCGATCACGACCGAGCCGCGCTCGGGCCGCAACAAACCGATCAGGGACTTCAGGAAAACCGATTTGCCGGTACCCGACGGCCCCAGCAGGACGCTGACCTCCCCGGCGGGGACCTCCAACGTCACGTCTTCCCAAATCCTCGAGGAGCCGAAGGACTTCGTTAGTCCATTCACCTCGATAGCGACGCCCATGGGGAATCCTTCCGTCGACGCTCGTGCCCGCCACCTGCCCTTTTGTGTGGCATGAGTCACTGTAGCGCACTGCTGCCGCACGGCATCAGGGATGCGGACGACAGCCGGGAAATATTAGCCG is part of the Mycobacterium mantenii genome and encodes:
- a CDS encoding ABC transporter ATP-binding protein, coding for MGVAIEVNGLTKSFGSSRIWEDVTLEVPAGEVSVLLGPSGTGKSVFLKSLIGLLRPERGSVVIDGTDILQCSAKELYEIRTLFGVMFQDGALFGSMNLFDNAAFPLREHTKKKEGEIRDIVMEKLTLVGLGGDEKKFPGEISGGMRKRASLARALVMDPQIILCDEPDSGLDPVRTAYLSQLILDINAQIDATVLIVTHNINIARTVPDNMGMLFRRKLVMFGPREVLLTSDEPVVRQFLNGRRIGPIGMSEEKDEATMAEEQAALDAGQHAGGVEEVEGVPPQIVASPGMPERKAVARRQARVREILHTLPKDAQAAILDDLEGTHKFRAHEFGD